The following are encoded together in the Salvia hispanica cultivar TCC Black 2014 chromosome 6, UniMelb_Shisp_WGS_1.0, whole genome shotgun sequence genome:
- the LOC125193064 gene encoding thioredoxin H9-like, with the protein MGNCFTKAHNDMDESDHKVDFTGGNVHLITTKETWEQKLDEAKRDGKLVVANFSAAWCGPCRVIAPFYVELSEKHPSVMCLTVDVDELTDFSTSWDIKATPTFFFLKDGQQIDKLVGANKPELEKKLIAVLDSVAPPCQT; encoded by the exons ATGGGGAATTGCTTTACTAAG GCGCATAATGATATGGATGAGTCTGATCACAAAGTTGATTTTACTGGTGGAAATGTGCATCTCATCACAACCAAGGAAACTTGGGAACAAAAGCTTGATGAAGCAAAGAGAGATGGAAAGCTT GTAGTAGCCAATTTTAGTGCTGCATGGTGTGGCCCTTGTAGAGTAATTGCACCTTTCTATGTCGAGCTGTCTGAGAAACACCCTTCGGTTATGTGCCTCACAGTCGATGTAGATGAACTTACG GATTTTAGCACATCATGGGATATAAAGGCAACTCCGACCTTCTTCTTCCTTAAAGACGGTCAACAAATCGACAAACTTGTGGGTGCAAATAAGCCAGAACTAGAGAAGAAGTTGATTGCTGTACTAGATTCAGTCGCCCCACCATGTCAAACGTAG